Proteins encoded in a region of the Pangasianodon hypophthalmus isolate fPanHyp1 chromosome 21, fPanHyp1.pri, whole genome shotgun sequence genome:
- the pask gene encoding PAS domain-containing serine/threonine-protein kinase: MSLWRHIVAKQKVSHANAARDSVCVVAKRQSALLGLEHSGKTRSLSPPKHPANESLFQPTADSTTGDIKTKSPAVMKDVPLSPLCGSPCRCRASGSSLAQLESSQLEQLLSQSACFGEKGLKLIHSPNKATITVDCTTAQVVDVNKQACKLFEYTRSELIGRMLTFLLKTSQMTEDVLGEESLDSAGNLITISGKVVNAVSKPGSEFPVSVWTCSHNHKTCVLLLERVERISAHFSFSKQGEILSCDSTFAHLHGYCDAEEMMGLAVTSLMPTLHVPLQCRTIPKMMRVQRVCVQGRSNTELRVCVRLRAAVSCGRPLSQIGKSPSAEPSEYSQAGLSDAGAVVKDGGGEGMCSPLPDVVYSGSLWTYVPSSSLLTLYPNGTINSIGSIYCPLLMGYSMTELLGKKITFLIPAFYEMMCAFDRSPSPVSYHEDGSASSSASSHTDSCRCSNGGGVLSPSACATSAKENHQDTCSPKTVLAKDSMLCPALKRKGVAAKGRRAFAAIRAKQEHQAPTAITVPAICPMPANSLEDTAELCKEAAAVVAQCDESVPADSTTALLHTFALLESQDHSTSPRLQNSSFEVISLGSRSSSGFCEKWAGPEKPDDTQQEEEVADSSSCFLDLDANGDAIALAIGELELSECDTAELLCTPSPCILESEPETEPPDLPKHKLAEQECLGVCVSPSPKELSLLEGNPEQWNAELKSSEQYTPFSELCKSGMLLSSDRPATSTPKKPLSTSARPLSPLALIQEGRFRANCYHRDGTPIEVQCDVRRATLSSGGALFCVWLSGSHLFLHQQETLQSTQTSTAESSIEDGLASSLREMISEADHGKGLRSSMSLEQSGACEGQFEEDYLPLRPIGKGAFGVVWLVSRRRDEQEVVVKFIRKSRVVGECWVEDPDLGQVTQEVAILARLCHPNIVKVLEVFENENYFQMVMEKHGDGLDLFEFIDMQPRLDEPLASYIFRQLVSAVTYLRGKGILHRDIKDENIIIDTEFHIRLIDFGSAIPLEPGKLFHAFCGTLEYCSPEVLQGNPYEGPELEMWSLGVLVYTLLFSENPFCSVEETIQAKLNIPCDISTDLYSLLAGLLHREPSERMTLEELLQEPWIRQPINLAEYSWSEVFPCNHDSSEQNRYSPDMQHSLSTQASTHGATDETPLQDEDDEIEEEEDEEQRRTMAALESELVKYLTDN; this comes from the exons ATGTCGCTGTGGCGCCACATAGTTGCTAAGCAGAAGGTTAGCCATGCTAATGCTGCGCGCgacagtgtttgtgttgttgcTAAGAGGCAGTCCGCTCTGCTGGGGCTTGAGCACTCGGGGAAGACAAGAAGTCTGTCTCCTCCAAAACATCCCGCAAACGAGAGCTTATTTCAACCCACTGCAGACTCCACTACAG GTGATATTAAAACAAAGTCACCAGCAGTGATGAAGGATGTTCCTTTATCCCCCCTTTGCGGTTCTCCTTGCCGTTGTCGAGCTTCAGGCTCTTCTCTGGCTCAGTTAGAGAGCTCGCAGCTTGAGCAGCTGCTCTCTCAAAGTGCTTGCTTTGGGGAGAAAGGGCTCAAGCTCATCCACAGCCCTAATAAGGCCACCATCACTGTGGACTGTACTACAGCACAG gtggTGGATGTGAACAAGCAAGCCTGCAAGCTCTTTGAATACACACGCAGTGAGCTGATTGGGCGAATGCTGACCTTCCTACTGAAGACCAGTCAGATGACTGAGGACGTCTTGGGAGAGGAAAGCCTAGACTCTGCAGGCAACTTAATCACCATATCAGGAAAAGTG GTAAATGCGGTGAGTAAACCAGGCTCAGAGTTCCCGGTGTCTGTGTGGACATGCTCACATAATCACAAAACCTGCGTACTGCTTTTGGAGAGAGTGGAAAGGATATCGGCTCACTTCTCCTTCTCTAAACAG GGTGAGATTCTCAGCTGTGACTCCACCTTTGCTCATCTCCATGGTTACTGTGATGCTGAGGAGATGATGGGGCTTGCGGTCACATCTCTGATGCCAACACTTCATGTTCCGCTGCAGTGTCGGACTATACCAAAG ATGATGCGTGTGCAGAGGGTATGTGTGCAGGGCAGGAGTAACACAGagctgcgagtgtgtgtgcgactgCGTGCCGCTGTATCCTGTGGGAGGCCTTTGAGCCAGATAGGCAAATCCCCCTCTGCTGAACCCAGTGAATATTCACAAGCAGGGCTCAGTGATGCAGGAGCAG TTGTTAaagatggtggtggtgaaggCATGTGCTCGCCCCTCCCAGATGTGGTTTATTCTGGGTCACTGTGGACTTATGTTCCCTCCAGCAGCCTTCTGACACTCTACCCCAATGGCACCATTAACAGTATCGGCAGCATCTACTGTCCCCTGCTGATGGGATATAGCATGACTGAGCTTTTAGGCAAG aaGATCACCTTCTTGATACCAGCCTTTTACGAGATGATGTGTGCCTTTGACAGAAGCCCCAGTCCAGTATCTTATCATGAAGATGGCTCAGCATCCAGTTCTGCTAGTAGCCACACAG ACTCCTGCAGATGCTctaatggaggtggtgttttAAGCCCATCTGCTTGTGCTACCTCAGCCAAGGAGAATCATCAAGACACATGTA GTCCTAAGACTGTGCTGGCCAAGGACAGTATGTTGTGCCCAGCCCTGAAGAGGAAAGGAGTTGCTGCAAAAGGGAGGCGAGCCTTCGCTGCAATCAGGGCCAAGCAGGAGCATCAGGCCCCTACTGCCATTACTGTTCCTGCAATCTGCCCCATGCCTGCAAACAG TTTAGAGGACACGGCAGAGCTATGCAAGGAGGCAGCTGCGGTAGTAGCCCAGTGTGACGAGTCTGTTCCAGCCGATTCCACCACAGCTCTACTGCACACCTTTGCTTTGCTTGAGTCCCAGGATCACTCAACCTCACCCCGACTCCAGAACTCCAGCTTTGAGGTGATCTCCCTTGGCAGTCGCTCATCCTCAGGATTCTGTGAAAAGTGGGCAGGCCCTGAGAAACCAGACGACACACAACAGGAAGAAGAAGTAGCAGATTCAAGCAGCTGCTTCCTAGACCTGGATGCTAACGGTGATGCCATTGCACTTGCCATTGGAGAGCTGGAGCTAAGTGAGTGTGATACGGCTGAACTCCTATGCACACCATCGCCTTGCATTCTGGAGTCTGAGCCTGAAACTGAGCCCCCTGACCTCCCAAAACACAAACTTGCTGAGCAGGaatgtctgggtgtgtgtgtcagtccctCACCGAAAGAGTTATCACTTTTAGAGGGAAATCCAGAGCAGTGGAACGCTGAGTTGAAAAGTTCAGAACAGTATACTCCATTCTCAGAGCTCTGTAAAAGTGGGATGCTGTTATCAAGTGACAGACCAGCAACCTCCACCCCAAAAAAGCCACTGTCCACCTCTGCTAGACCACTCTCCCCTCTCGCCCTGATACAAGAGGGCAGGTTTCGAGCCAACTGCTACCACCGAGATGGAACACCTATTG AGGTGCAGTGCGACGTGCGCAGAGCTACTCTCTCTAGTGGAGGTGCTTTGTTCTGTGTGTGGCTGAGTGGGAGTCATCTATTCCTCCACCAGCAGGAGACACTGCAGAGCACACAGACCTCCACAGCAGAGTCTTCCATTGAGGATGGCTTAGCCTCCAGCCTGCGAGAG ATGATCAGTGAAGCAGACCATGGTAAGGGTCTGCGCTCCTCCATGAGCCTGGAGCAGTCTGGAGCATGTGAAGGACAGTTTGAGGAAGACTACCTTCCATTGCGACCCATAGGGAAGGGAGCCTTTGGTGTTGTCTGGCTTGTTTCACGACGTCGCGACGAACAGGAG GTGGTAGTGAAGTTTATCAGGAAGAGCAGGGTGGTGGGCGAGTGTTGGGTGGAAGACCCTGACCTGGGTCAGGTCACTCAGGAAGTGGCCATACTCGCCCGATTGTGCCACCCCAACATTGTTAAG GTGCTGGAGGTGTTCGAGAATGAAAACTACTTCCAGATGGTGATGGAGAAACATGGAGATGGCCTTGACTTGTTTGAGTTCATTGACATGCAACCCAGGCTGGATGAACCACTAGCCAGCTACATCTTCAGGCAG ttGGTGTCAGCAGTGACTTACCTTCGTGGGAAAGGCATATTGCACAGGGACATTAAAGACGAGAACATCATCATAGATACAGAGTTTCATATCAGACTGATTGATTTCGGCTCTGCGATCCCGCTGGAGCCAGGCAAGCTCTTCCATGCGTTCTGCGGCACACTGGAGTACTGCTCACCTGAGGTGCTGCAAGGAAACCC GTATGAAGGACCGGAATTGGAGATGTGGTCTCTGGGAGTACTTGTATATACCCTGCTGTTCAGTGAAAACCCTTTTTGTAGTGTGGAAGAGACCATCCAAGCCAAACTCAACATCCCTTGTGACATCTCTACAG ATTTGTACAGTCTGCTGGCTGGTTTGCTGCACCGAGAGCCGAGTGAGAGAATGACACTAGAGGAGCTCCTGCAGGAGCCATGGATCCGGCAGCCCATTAACCTAGCAGAGTACAGCTGGAGTGAAGTGTTCCCCTGCAATCATG